Proteins encoded by one window of Melanotaenia boesemani isolate fMelBoe1 chromosome 10, fMelBoe1.pri, whole genome shotgun sequence:
- the LOC121647036 gene encoding probable E3 ubiquitin-protein ligase HERC3, translating into MFAWGEDYRQSFRLKKGSNVPTGDGVQLLNFSFHIADLSAGRRVLAFIKANGEVSIIRTNENADGRRVRGKQKFVECKEKIEAVSCSDDEVTLLSERGTVFCVDTANSPYTPRPPKALCNIPVAQVACGSQHTLALTKGGQVYTWGQDSRGQLGLGNRNAQVTSPQQLRSLSAIPLVQITAGGEQSFALSVSGGVLGWGRNDRGQLGLGDTEDRHTPAPIHYLNMKKTVNISCGKDHAAFLTKDGAVFTCGSGEYGQLGHNSLQDELRPRLVAELWGAKVIKTACGRYHTLVLTDSMKVYSFGCNEQEQLGRGEESHPSVPLPVQMPQSASNGQIIENIYAEGDSSFATCVPNEDTHKGSNSGTKNKATLQPIENMIDKWSSECGSKAWKETKQKIHKMFSSASFLNQSFLDYRNDKHFQTSPNYSGLDLSLAKRTFKKLVKKDDVLAEVEAAVVQLLSSLDKRPVGVEGLRVFLILNELLCVMQKERKQSTKLVEEIAATVQKLPAESLQTLGNWWSSLLPSTMVKHVNVWKTALSAFMSFVPIPRNSVRNILLILQNMHNANRKTEIPEKTFCCEMNQQFLQDDLQLWRSMLKMNGNKQKKGVNDAPLMLCSFAFLMDLHSKLVVFGTNALWTQREHQNTKMVFMWPYGWVPQSDPTYFELRLRRASLLEDTFIQLSDALSQSDFKKPLVVYFDGDTKVTAVYKKDFFHHLFHNFLSTKSGMFMLNDSKTLAWFSSRATEEDRTNFFLLGFLCGLALYNTSIIHLSFPLALFKKLLDVEPTLEDMLEFSPVVGRSLQYIINYEDDDLENEYMDFSIDWDKAEVELDPQNPKKPVTSQNKEEFVDAYINYVFNTSVEKTFQEFKRGFFQVCDQDLVKLFQPEELREVLVGQDVYEWAKLKQNTLYDGSFYLGHPTVQMFWEVFEELTEDQKKDFLWFVTGSRRAPVLGMSKMRMKVREKLVLSGSHDQHFPESLTCHFIMELPVYSTKEIMRDRLMAALNPESGFWK; encoded by the exons ATGTTCGCGTGGGGAGAGGACTACCGGCAGAGCTTTCGACTGAAAAAGGGCTCAAATGTCCCAACCGGTGATGGAGTTCAGCTTTTAAACTTCAGTTTCCACATCGCAGATCTGTCTGCAGGTCGCAGAGTGCTCGCCTTCATCAAGGCGAATGGAGAAGTTTCCATCATCCGGACAAATGAGAACGCAGATGGGAGAAGAGTGAGAGGAAAACAGA AGTTTGTGGAATGTAAAGAGAAGATTGAGGCTGTGAGTTGTAGTGATGATGAAGTAACTCTGCTCTCTGAGAGAGGCACAGTTTTCTGCGTGGACACAGCAAACAGTCCTTATACACCCAG GCCTCCAAAAGCTTTGTGTAACATCCCAGTAGCTCAGGTTGCGTGTGGAAGTCAGCATACCCTTGCATTGAccaaag GTGGTCAGGTCTACACATGGGGCCAGGATTCTAGAGGCCAGCTGGGTCTGGGGAACAGAAATGCTCAAGTCACTTCACCCCAACAGCTCCGATCCCTGTCGGCCATCCCTCTGGTTCAGATCACAGCAGGAGGAGAGCAGAGCTTCGCCCTGTCTGTGTCTGGAGGAGTGCTCGGTTGGGGCAGAAACGACCGTGGACAGCTCGGACTGGGAGACACAGAAG acagacatacacCTGCTCCTATTCATTATCTGAACATGAAGAAAACTGTTAATATTTCCTGTGGAAAAGATCACGCAGCATTTTTAACAAAG GATGGTGCAGTGTTTACATGTGGCTCTGGTGAATACGGGCAGCTTGGACACAACTCGTTACAAGATGAACTCCGTCCTCGGCTTGTTGCAGAGCTGTGGGGGGCAAAGGTCATCAAGACGGCATGTGGAAG ATATCACACGTTAGTGCTGACTGACTCCATGAAAGTTTACTCATTTGGGTGTAATGAACAAGAGCAGCTGGGACGTGGAGAGGAGAGTCATCCGTCTGTGCCACTACCTGTCCAGATGCCACAGA GTGCCTCAAATGGTCAGATAATTGAGAATATCTATGCAGAAGGAGACAGTTCTTTCGCAACATGCGTGCCTAACGAG GACACTCACAAAGGATCGAACAGTGGCACAAAGAACAAGGCAACCCTGCAGCCGATTGAAAATATGATTGACAAGTGGAGTTCTGAATGCGGTTCAAAGGCATGGAAAGAGACAAAGCA GAAAATTCATAAGATGTTttcctctgcatccttcctgAATCAAAGCTTCCTCGACTACAG AAATGACAAGCATTTCCAGACTTCACCAAACTACTCCGGCTTGGATCTGTCACTCGCAAAAAGGACTTTTAAGAAACTGGTGAAGAAAGATGATGTTTTAGCAGAG GTGGAAGCTGCTGTTGTGCAGCTGCTTTCCTCTCTTGATAAGAGACCAGTGGGAGTCGAAGGGTTGAGAGTCTTTCTGATTCTCAATGAGCTGCTTTGTGTGATGCAGAAGGAACGAAAACAGAGCACAAAGCTTGTTGAGGAAATTGCTGCCACGGTACAAAAACTCCCTGCTGAAAGCCTTCAGACTTTAG GAAACTGGTGGTCGTCATTGTTGCCGTCCACGATGGTGAAGCATGTGAATGTGTGGAAAACAGCTCTCTCAGCATTCATGTCGTTTGTGCCGATTCCTCGCAACTCAGTCAGAAACATCCTTCTAATCCTCCAGAATATGCACAAT GCCAACAGGAAGACAGAAATACCTGAAAAGACTTTTTGCTGCGAGATGAACCAGCAGTTTCTTCAAGATGATCTGCAGCTCTGGCGTTCAATgttgaaaatgaatggaaacaaacagaaaaag ggTGTGAATGATGCACCTCTCATGCTGTGCAGCTTCGCATTTCTGATGGATCTGCACTCAAAGTTAGTGGTTTTTGGCACCAATGCACTATGGACTCAG AGAGAGCATCAGAATACAAAGATGGTTTTCATGTGGCCTTATGGATGGGTTCCCCAGTCAGATCCTACTTATTTTGAGCTGAGGCTGAGGAGAGCATCACTTTTGGAGGACACCTTCATACAGCTGTCTGATGCTCTCAGTCAGTCTGACTTCAAGAAACCACTAGTG GTCTATTTTGATGGAGACACAAAAGTCACAGCTGTCTACAAGAAAGACTTTTTTCACCATTtgtttcacaactttttgtCAACTAAATCTGGGATGTTTATGCTCAACGACTCCAAAACACTGGCTTGGTTCTCCTCCAGA GCAACAGAAGAGGACCGAACAAACTTCTTCCTGCTTGGGTTTTTGTGTGGGTTGGCTTTGTACAACACCTCTATCATACACCTTTCGTTCCCTCTTGCTCTCTTCAAGAAGCTGCTGGATGTGGAACCGACACTGGAAGACATGTTGGAGTTCAGTCCTGTTGTTGGACG gAGTCTACAGTACATCATAAACTATGAAGATGATGACCTAGAAAACGAGTACATGGACTTTTCG ATTGACTGGGATAAAGCAGAGGTTGAACTTGATCCCCAAAATCCAAAAAAGCCGGTCACAAGCCAAAATAA GGAGGAGTTTGTGGATGCCTACATCAACTATGTCTTCAACACATCAGTGGAGAAAACATTTCAGGAGTTCAAGCGAGGCTTCTTTCAGGTGTGTGACCAAGATCTGGTGAAGCTGTTTCAGCCTGAGGAGCTGCGAGAAGTCCTGGTGGGCCAAGATGTCTACGAATGGGCAAAGCTCAAGCAG AACACACTGTATGATGGGAGTTTCTATCTCGGACACCCCACCGTGCAAATGTTTTGGGAGGTTTTTGAAGAACTGACTGAAGATCAGAAGAAAGACTTTCTGT